One window from the genome of [Clostridium] celerecrescens 18A encodes:
- a CDS encoding sigma factor-like helix-turn-helix DNA-binding protein, which produces MKLTREYLATYTYLESEIKRLRRRIKYYESNPLTSEYGIVKGSLQQFPYTECHFVVSGANVKSNEEREKAVRQLLIDLKGNEQLFEDMKLEIECFLEKLGPEQLEMKQILYFRYVERWSYDEIARELNYDRTTVQKKIDRLLDLM; this is translated from the coding sequence ATGAAATTGACGAGGGAATATTTAGCGACTTATACATATCTAGAATCCGAAATTAAGCGTCTCAGGCGCAGGATAAAATACTATGAGAGTAATCCGTTGACTTCTGAATATGGGATTGTGAAAGGATCCCTGCAGCAATTTCCATATACGGAATGCCATTTCGTAGTTTCAGGGGCAAATGTGAAATCAAATGAGGAAAGAGAAAAGGCGGTACGTCAGCTCCTAATTGATTTGAAAGGCAATGAACAACTTTTTGAAGATATGAAACTGGAGATAGAGTGTTTTCTTGAAAAGCTGGGACCGGAACAGCTGGAGATGAAGCAAATTCTGTATTTTCGATATGTTGAACGATGGTCTTATGATGAGATTGCAAGAGAATTAAATTACGATAGAACTACTGTTCAAAAGAAAATTGATAGGTTATTAGACTTAATGTAA
- a CDS encoding P-loop ATPase, Sll1717 family, which translates to MKLMDYEFGFADATKEYIRKPEIFENAFCDTRNIVEKLIDGYEFLLIGRKGVGKSAYSSKIQSIAKLSNTELIAKLMNLNDFEFSTFAKTGIDNDVSGTQKYKSSWDFILLFAIYKVLFNDLQMTESSAINDVVFMLDQAGFSLDNEYKTDIVRLTKIKMGVGVVNFDAEFEKKYNSSPSNYLERISVITEKMLYGISDAYLNERKVVIIIDGLDDVLRYKKNKAEIISSLIRSVDFLNDKCAQFHKKIKIVLLIREDIIAMLNDPDLNKIIQDGAIILNWSNRLEELKKIVDLRFQLSGMSESNALKCWDKIFPPKIRGKSTWLHVLDHTLYKPRDILQFLKYCQMEYPNNETLSLSDTQNSLKVYSNKYFIEEMKNELSGFIDEELIYLIPTVFRRLGGRAFDLKEIVRLFDEQCNKCVTEDSIKTLLLYLFDAGYIGQLVSNGNKNGTKRSVIFKYRNPTARIDYYQKFITHQGLHSGLGVRL; encoded by the coding sequence ATGAAATTAATGGATTATGAATTTGGTTTCGCTGATGCGACAAAGGAGTATATAAGGAAACCAGAAATATTTGAAAATGCTTTTTGTGATACAAGAAACATCGTAGAAAAATTGATTGATGGATATGAATTTTTATTGATTGGAAGGAAAGGAGTTGGGAAGTCTGCGTATAGTAGCAAGATTCAATCAATAGCTAAACTTTCCAATACTGAATTAATAGCAAAATTAATGAATTTAAATGACTTTGAATTTAGCACATTCGCGAAGACGGGAATTGACAACGATGTTTCAGGAACCCAAAAATATAAGAGTTCATGGGATTTTATATTATTGTTTGCAATATATAAAGTATTATTTAATGATTTACAAATGACAGAATCTAGTGCCATAAATGATGTAGTGTTTATGCTTGATCAAGCTGGATTCTCTTTGGATAATGAATATAAAACTGATATAGTTCGATTAACAAAAATAAAAATGGGTGTTGGAGTAGTTAATTTTGATGCGGAATTCGAAAAGAAATATAACTCATCTCCAAGTAATTATTTAGAAAGAATTTCAGTTATAACAGAAAAAATGCTGTATGGAATTTCAGATGCATACTTAAATGAAAGAAAAGTTGTAATTATTATAGATGGCTTAGATGATGTTTTAAGATATAAAAAAAATAAAGCTGAAATAATATCTAGCCTGATTAGAAGTGTAGACTTTTTAAATGACAAGTGTGCTCAATTTCATAAAAAAATAAAAATAGTATTACTTATTAGAGAAGATATTATTGCCATGTTAAATGATCCTGATCTAAATAAAATAATACAAGATGGTGCTATTATTTTAAATTGGAGCAATCGATTAGAGGAATTAAAGAAAATTGTAGACTTACGATTTCAATTATCAGGTATGTCAGAATCGAATGCTCTGAAGTGTTGGGATAAGATTTTTCCTCCAAAGATTAGGGGCAAAAGCACATGGTTACATGTCCTAGATCATACACTATATAAACCAAGAGATATTTTGCAATTTCTAAAATATTGCCAAATGGAATATCCAAATAATGAAACATTATCACTTTCGGATACACAAAATTCTCTCAAGGTATATTCAAATAAATATTTTATCGAGGAAATGAAAAATGAATTGTCGGGATTTATTGATGAAGAATTGATATATCTAATACCTACTGTATTTAGAAGATTGGGCGGAAGAGCATTTGATTTAAAAGAGATAGTACGTTTATTTGACGAACAATGCAATAAATGTGTTACCGAAGATTCAATTAAAACTTTGTTGCTATATTTATTTGATGCTGGTTACATTGGACAGCTTGTATCAAATGGAAATAAGAATGGGACAAAGAGATCAGTGATTTTCAAATATCGTAATCCAACGGCAAGAATTGACTATTATCAAAAATTTATAACACATCAAGGTTTGCATAGTGGTTTAGGTGTAAGATTGTAA
- a CDS encoding DUF6711 family protein, with protein sequence MTFEGWLLKINEKVFPNELIALESYKCTPDQIMDLDPYRDGSGELHRNVLPHTATSIEFSTTHLRLRDADKLNGFVPHGVRVKCEIEYWNPNTSSYKAGAFYISDIPYEIVNVDEKRKDILYKPIKITLTEY encoded by the coding sequence TTGACGTTTGAAGGCTGGCTGCTTAAGATAAACGAAAAAGTGTTTCCAAATGAATTGATAGCTCTGGAATCATATAAGTGCACGCCGGACCAGATAATGGACCTGGATCCCTACCGAGATGGAAGTGGAGAACTACATCGAAACGTATTACCGCATACAGCTACGTCCATCGAATTTTCCACCACACATCTACGATTGAGAGATGCTGACAAGTTGAACGGGTTTGTTCCTCATGGCGTCCGTGTTAAATGTGAAATTGAATATTGGAATCCCAATACGTCCTCGTATAAAGCGGGGGCGTTTTATATTTCCGATATTCCGTATGAGATTGTAAATGTTGATGAGAAAAGAAAGGATATACTCTACAAACCGATTAAGATAACTTTAACCGAATATTAA